Genomic DNA from Halomonas sp. BDJS001:
GACTGGCGAAAGAAGTTACTGAAATCGGGGTAGTGGCGGCACAGCTGCTGAAAAAGAGCCTTGGGCAGTAGATAACAGAGGCACTCCTGCTCAGCCTTAAACCGATAACGGCTTTTTCCATTGAGAATACTGATCGCGCCGAAGAGATCCCCCGCCGTATAGTGGCCAATACGTGAGGTGGATGAGGGTAGCGTAGGGTCGATTTCAGCCACTTCGCCTTTATGAATCAGAAAGACAAACTCCCCCGCTTGGCCAGTCTCTAGAATGATTTCGTCACGATCAAAATAGGCAAGGTCAATGCCACGGCGAATGTGATCACGCCCCTCATCGTCAAGAAGCGTAAACGGCAGCTGGGATAGATCCACATCGACCATGGGGTTTAACCTCGTTCAACTAAAGGCGAACTAAAGAGTATGTAAGTCGTATTAAAAATGGCTCTGCTTGATACTGATTCATAACGAAGGCGTCACTCCAGCGCTTCCAAATAGCTTATCGGTTATTATATGAAGGTGGCTGTACGGGTATAAAGGATTCACTTCCAAAGTAGCAAGTAGAACGTTGTTATACCTTTAGCTATCACGCTAAAGTCGAAGCGACTTTTGATACACGACCAAAGTATCGGCTTTTGCTAACCATGCTTCACGCGAAACTCAATACATCTATTTAAAGTAGCCAATAACGGCTTTAATTTGCTTACTAGACTATCGTCCCATAGCTCTGAAAACGCCTTCGAATTTCGCTTAAAAAGTGCTTAAAAAGCCATATTTTCAACAGCATGCAGTGCATTAACAACCATTTCGATGTTTATTGATACCAAAGTCTGGGATTTATTTTTTGACGTTTATTGCCCAGTATTAACAATGAGTCATGCAGGGTAATCGCACGTCACTAACTAACTCGACATTTCATATCGAATAATAAGGTGACGTGCCAACAGGAACTGACTCACCACTCCTAACGATTGAGTGGCTTTAGACGTGCGATTGCCCTGATGGGTCACACGCTATTCCTCGTGAACTTTCCCAACCTTAAAAATCACAAGTGGAGAGCAACACAATGGCAGACGACAAAACCAATGCTGCTGAATACTGGAAAGCAAACGTCCGCTTAATTTTCGGATGCCTGGCCGTTTGGGCATTTGTTTCTTACGGATGCGCTATCCTCTTTCGCCCGCTGCTCGCTGGTATCCCGGTTGGCGGCACTGACCTTGGCTTCTGGTTTGCACAACAGGGCTCAATCCTAACGTTTATCGTGCTGATCTTCTTCTACGCCTGGAAGATGAATAAGCTCGATCAAAAATTTGGCCTTGGGGAGTAAGCCGGTATGAGCCAGTTTGCAATTAACTTACTGTTCGTCGGCGCCTCCTTTGCCTTATATATAGGCATTGCGATCTGGGCGCGCGCCGGCTCAACGAAAGACTTCTATGTCGCGGGGGGTGGGGTACACCCTATCACCAACGGTATGGCTACCGCGGCGGACTGGATGTCAGCGGCGTCGTTTATTTCCATGGCGGGTTTGCTGGCCTCTGGTGGCTACGCCAACTCCACCTTCCTGATGGGTTGGACCGGTGGCTACGTTATCCTGGCGATGCTGTTAGCCCCTTACCTGCGTAAGTTTGGTAAGTTCACCGTGCCTGACTTCATCGGTGACCGCTTCTACAGCAACACCGCTCGCCTGGTTGCGATCGTGTGCTTGATTGTAGCGTCGGTTACCTACGTTATCGGTCAAATGACCGGTGCGGGCGTGGCGTTCTCACGCTTCCTTGAAGTCAGCAACACCTGGGGTATCTGGTTAGCCGCGCTGATCGTTTTCCTCTACGCCGTATTTGGTGGTATGAAAGGCATTACCTACACACAGGTAGCTCAGTACATCGTTCTAATCATCGCTTACACCATTCCTGCGGTGTTTATTGCCTTCCAATTAACCGGCAACCCGATCCCGATGTTCGGTATGTTCAGCACACATACTGAATCCGGCGTTCCGCTGCTGGCTAAATTGGATGACGTGGTGACCGCTCTTGGCTTCCAGGATTACACCGCCGATGTGGACAACAAGCTCAACATGGTGCTGTTCACCCTGTCGCTGATGGTCGGTACTGCCGGTCTACCCCACGTTATCATCCGCTTCTTCACGGTACCGAAAGTCGCTGATGCGCGTTGGTCTGCCGGTTGGGCGCTGGTGTTCATCGCCCTGCTTTACCTGACCGCGCCAGCCGTTGGTTCGATGGCTCGCTTAAACCTGGCAACCACCGTCTACCCCGAAATGGCGGGGCAGGTTGAGAACTACGAAGAGGCTGCGCGAAACCCGATTCTCTACGAAGAGCGCCCAGACTGGGTGCGTACATGGGAAGAAACGGGCCTGATCAGCTTCAATGATCTCAACAATGACGGC
This window encodes:
- a CDS encoding DUF4212 domain-containing protein; the encoded protein is MADDKTNAAEYWKANVRLIFGCLAVWAFVSYGCAILFRPLLAGIPVGGTDLGFWFAQQGSILTFIVLIFFYAWKMNKLDQKFGLGE
- a CDS encoding sodium:solute symporter family protein, whose translation is MSQFAINLLFVGASFALYIGIAIWARAGSTKDFYVAGGGVHPITNGMATAADWMSAASFISMAGLLASGGYANSTFLMGWTGGYVILAMLLAPYLRKFGKFTVPDFIGDRFYSNTARLVAIVCLIVASVTYVIGQMTGAGVAFSRFLEVSNTWGIWLAALIVFLYAVFGGMKGITYTQVAQYIVLIIAYTIPAVFIAFQLTGNPIPMFGMFSTHTESGVPLLAKLDDVVTALGFQDYTADVDNKLNMVLFTLSLMVGTAGLPHVIIRFFTVPKVADARWSAGWALVFIALLYLTAPAVGSMARLNLATTVYPEMAGQVENYEEAARNPILYEERPDWVRTWEETGLISFNDLNNDGRIQMYNDAADYSDRGWEGNELTVNNDILVLANPEIANLPGWVIGLIAAGGIAAALSTAAGLLLAISSAVSHDLIKTMINPKITEKGEMLAARISMGGAILLATYLGLNPPGFAAQTVALAFGIAGASLFPALMMGIFSKRMNNSGAIAGMLAGLICTLLYIFTYLGWFFVPGTNMLANTPDNWIFGISPLSFGAVGAMINFAVAFAVSRVTAAPPQEIQDLVESVRYPKGAGMAIDH